A genomic region of Rhodanobacter sp. contains the following coding sequences:
- a CDS encoding peptidylprolyl isomerase, whose protein sequence is MSKPKLVLLLLSVALLAPAARAQDAKPANAADPEVVLHTSQGDITLELFPDKAPKSVANFLQYVRDGFYAGTLFHRAIPGYLVQGGLYTRDLQPKRTRPAIASEADNGLSNLRGTIAVARGADPNSGTSQFFINLVDNRRLDFVGNQSGLTWGYAVFGKVIKGMDVVDRIAALPTRGIGPFAADVPNPLVVIDSAKVIGETAPTAASSATAPAGNR, encoded by the coding sequence ATGTCCAAGCCCAAGCTAGTCCTGCTGCTTCTGTCCGTCGCCCTGCTCGCGCCCGCGGCGCGGGCGCAGGACGCCAAGCCGGCGAATGCGGCCGATCCCGAAGTGGTGCTGCATACCTCGCAGGGCGACATCACGCTGGAGCTGTTTCCGGACAAGGCGCCGAAAAGCGTGGCGAATTTCCTGCAATACGTGCGCGACGGCTTCTACGCCGGCACGCTGTTCCATCGCGCCATCCCCGGCTATCTGGTGCAGGGCGGGCTGTACACGCGCGACCTGCAGCCCAAGCGCACGCGCCCGGCCATTGCCAGCGAGGCCGACAACGGCCTCTCCAACCTGCGCGGCACCATCGCGGTGGCGCGCGGCGCCGACCCGAACTCGGGCACCTCGCAATTCTTCATCAACCTGGTGGACAACCGCCGGCTGGACTTCGTGGGCAACCAGAGCGGCCTCACCTGGGGTTACGCGGTGTTCGGCAAGGTCATCAAGGGCATGGACGTGGTGGACCGGATCGCCGCGCTGCCGACCCGCGGCATCGGCCCGTTCGCCGCCGACGTGCCCAACCCGCTGGTGGTGATCGACAGCGCGAAGGTGATCGGCGAGACCGCACCCACCGCGGCATCCAGCGCGACCGCGCCCGCCGGCAACCGCTGA
- the ppx gene encoding exopolyphosphatase — MSQADQTPIRDGELLAAVDMGSNSFHLIVARMEHGEPRVIDRLRDSVRMAAGLRGDGSLDADHRARAMDCLARFGQRIAGLPSQRVRAVATNTVRRLASPQTFLAAAEAALGHPIEVVSGREEGRLIFLGAAHDLPASREPRLIMDVGGGSTEFIIGRGLAPLHTESVQAGCIASTLRFFPGGKLNRKRWQRARGEIGVLLQQFAEEYRESGWQEAYGSSGSAKAIGAVVQAMKLSDDGITPASLAGLRDAILAQGTLAALKLPGLTEERAPVLAGAVVIFEAAFEALGIARMRVCESSMREGLMWDLLGRAAGSDPRTGSIDALANRYGVDRAQARRVESTALQLFDQTAKAWKLDGEAREWLSWAARVHEIGLAIAHSQHHHHGAYILRHADLAGFSRQEQQLLAAVVEMHRRKPDKAVIAALPQRYRQLARHITALLRLAVLFRRGRRAESLPPMKLAATRQRLRLSLPVAWLEQHPLSEADLHQEQAPMAELGLELELSTT, encoded by the coding sequence TTGAGCCAGGCCGACCAGACCCCGATCCGCGACGGCGAACTGCTGGCCGCAGTGGACATGGGTTCGAACAGCTTCCACCTGATCGTGGCGCGCATGGAACACGGCGAGCCGCGGGTGATCGACCGCCTGCGCGACAGCGTGCGCATGGCCGCCGGCCTGCGCGGCGACGGTTCGCTGGACGCCGACCACCGCGCCCGCGCGATGGATTGCCTCGCCCGCTTCGGCCAGCGCATCGCCGGCCTGCCTTCCCAGCGCGTGCGCGCCGTGGCCACCAATACGGTGCGCCGGCTGGCCTCGCCGCAGACGTTTCTCGCCGCCGCCGAAGCCGCGCTGGGCCATCCCATCGAGGTGGTCTCCGGCCGCGAGGAAGGCCGCCTGATCTTCTTAGGCGCCGCGCACGACCTGCCCGCCTCGCGCGAACCGCGGCTGATCATGGACGTGGGCGGCGGCAGCACCGAATTCATCATCGGCCGCGGCCTGGCGCCGCTGCATACCGAGAGCGTGCAGGCCGGCTGCATCGCCTCCACGCTGCGCTTCTTCCCCGGCGGCAAGCTCAACCGCAAGCGTTGGCAGCGCGCGCGCGGCGAAATCGGCGTGCTGCTGCAGCAGTTCGCCGAGGAATACCGCGAATCCGGCTGGCAGGAGGCCTACGGCTCCTCCGGCAGCGCCAAGGCCATCGGCGCGGTGGTGCAGGCGATGAAGCTCAGCGACGACGGCATCACGCCCGCGTCGCTGGCCGGGCTGCGCGACGCGATCCTCGCGCAGGGCACCCTCGCCGCGCTGAAGCTGCCGGGCCTGACGGAGGAACGCGCACCGGTGCTCGCCGGCGCGGTGGTGATCTTCGAGGCCGCGTTCGAGGCGCTGGGCATCGCCCGCATGCGCGTATGCGAGAGTTCGATGCGCGAAGGCCTGATGTGGGACCTGCTCGGCCGCGCCGCCGGCAGCGATCCGCGCACCGGCAGCATCGACGCCCTGGCCAACCGCTACGGCGTGGACCGTGCGCAGGCGCGACGGGTGGAATCCACCGCGCTGCAGCTGTTCGACCAGACCGCGAAGGCATGGAAACTCGACGGCGAGGCGCGCGAATGGCTGTCGTGGGCCGCACGCGTGCACGAAATCGGCCTCGCCATCGCGCACAGCCAGCACCACCACCACGGCGCCTACATCCTGCGCCACGCCGACCTCGCCGGTTTCTCGCGGCAGGAGCAGCAACTGCTCGCCGCGGTGGTCGAGATGCACCGGCGCAAGCCGGACAAGGCGGTGATCGCCGCCCTGCCGCAGCGCTACCGCCAACTTGCCCGCCACATCACCGCGCTGCTGCGCCTGGCAGTGCTGTTCCGCCGCGGCCGGCGCGCCGAGTCGCTGCCGCCGATGAAGCTCGCCGCCACCCGTCAACGGCTTCGCCTCAGCCTGCCCGTGGCATGGCTGGAACAACACCCGCTCAGCGAGGCCGACCTGCATCAGGAGCAGGCGCCGATGGCCGAACTGGGACTGGAGCTGGAACTGTCCACGACGTGA
- a CDS encoding acyltransferase, with protein MLAFLPALIRVPLVLLLLALNVLLHVLPLFALTLLKLVVPLPAWRRLCSRLLVVIAESWIAVNNGLFALFTRIRWQVDGLDSLRRDANYLVLANHQSWVDIPVLQKILNRRIPFLRFFLKSQLVWVPLLGPAWWALDFPFMKRYSRETLAKHPELQGKDREATRRACAKFRQLPVSVMNFVEGTRFTQAKHDAQASPYRHLLRPRAGGVAFVLDAMGEGLDAILEVAIVYPGGPCSMLDLIAGRLREVRVSLRQRAIEPGLCGDYERDEAFRQRFQAWINGLWDAQDGRIAQLLQTPAG; from the coding sequence ATGCTCGCCTTCCTTCCTGCCCTGATCCGCGTGCCGCTGGTGCTGCTGCTGCTCGCGCTCAACGTGCTGCTGCACGTGCTGCCGTTGTTCGCGCTCACCCTGCTGAAGCTGGTTGTGCCGTTGCCGGCATGGCGGCGCCTGTGTTCGCGCCTGCTGGTGGTCATCGCGGAAAGCTGGATCGCCGTGAACAACGGGCTGTTCGCGCTGTTCACGCGCATCCGCTGGCAGGTGGACGGGCTGGACAGCCTGCGCCGCGACGCCAATTACCTGGTGCTGGCCAATCACCAGAGCTGGGTGGACATCCCGGTGCTGCAGAAGATCCTGAACCGGCGCATCCCGTTCCTGCGCTTCTTCCTCAAGAGTCAGCTGGTCTGGGTGCCGCTGCTGGGTCCGGCGTGGTGGGCGCTGGATTTCCCCTTCATGAAGCGCTACTCGCGGGAAACCCTGGCGAAGCACCCCGAGCTGCAGGGCAAGGACCGGGAGGCCACCCGCCGCGCCTGCGCCAAGTTCCGCCAGTTGCCGGTGTCGGTGATGAACTTCGTGGAAGGCACGCGCTTCACCCAGGCCAAGCACGATGCGCAGGCTTCGCCGTACCGTCATCTGCTGCGGCCGCGGGCCGGCGGCGTGGCCTTCGTGCTGGATGCGATGGGCGAGGGGCTGGATGCCATCCTCGAAGTCGCCATCGTGTATCCGGGCGGCCCGTGCAGCATGCTCGACCTGATCGCCGGACGCCTGCGCGAAGTGCGGGTCAGCCTGCGCCAGCGGGCCATCGAACCGGGCCTGTGCGGGGATTACGAACGCGACGAGGCGTTCCGTCAGCGTTTCCAGGCCTGGATCAACGGTCTGTGGGACGCTCAGGACGGGCGGATCGCGCAGTTGCTGCAAACGCCGGCCGGATGA
- the sufD gene encoding Fe-S cluster assembly protein SufD, with product MSQPLPFVDAVSAAPVPASGIAWLDALRREQLDAFVAAGLPDTRMEAWKYTALRALGQRRFANGDAQAAMRAVDAAAYALPGVDGPRLVFVNGVFRADLSTLDTLPAGLTLQPLSQALHQNAEPLRFVLSRHEAEPGDAFVRLNAAFAADGVLLKLAAGAKPTAPVHLVFLGAPAEGDVAWHLRNIVELGEGAELALVEHHAGSGDQQHLATLASDIVLRDGATLQHVLLQQAATGSTLVRHSRLRLGKHAQATAHVLELGAALARHDLRAELAGDGARFATRGVFMPRGRQHIDTQLAIRHQALNTASDSVWRGVADQRGRGVFRGAILVAPGADGSDASLGNKNLLLSQNAEIDTKPELEIHADEVKAAHGATVGQLDERSLFYLRSRGIPLAEARALLTAAFCRAVLDDLPNAALRGHLAEQLAIEPPA from the coding sequence ATGAGCCAGCCGTTGCCCTTCGTCGATGCGGTGAGCGCGGCGCCGGTTCCGGCCAGCGGCATCGCGTGGCTGGACGCGCTGCGCCGCGAGCAGTTGGATGCCTTCGTGGCCGCCGGCCTGCCGGACACGCGCATGGAGGCATGGAAGTACACCGCGCTGCGTGCGCTTGGGCAGCGCCGTTTCGCCAACGGCGACGCGCAGGCCGCGATGCGCGCGGTCGACGCGGCCGCGTATGCCTTGCCCGGCGTCGACGGGCCGCGGCTGGTGTTCGTCAACGGCGTGTTCCGCGCCGACCTCTCCACGCTGGATACGCTGCCGGCCGGCCTCACCTTGCAGCCGCTGTCGCAGGCCTTGCACCAGAATGCCGAGCCGTTGCGCTTCGTGCTGTCGCGGCACGAGGCGGAACCCGGCGATGCCTTCGTGCGGCTCAACGCCGCGTTCGCCGCGGACGGCGTGCTGCTGAAGCTGGCGGCCGGTGCAAAGCCGACTGCTCCTGTGCATCTCGTCTTCCTCGGTGCGCCTGCCGAAGGCGACGTGGCCTGGCACCTGCGCAACATCGTCGAGCTGGGCGAGGGCGCCGAGCTTGCGCTGGTGGAGCACCATGCCGGCAGCGGCGATCAGCAGCACCTGGCCACGCTGGCGAGCGACATCGTGTTGCGCGACGGCGCGACGTTGCAGCACGTGTTGCTGCAGCAGGCGGCCACCGGCAGCACCCTGGTGCGGCACAGCCGCCTGCGCCTGGGCAAGCATGCGCAGGCGACCGCGCACGTGCTGGAACTGGGCGCCGCGCTCGCGCGCCACGACCTGCGCGCCGAGTTGGCGGGCGACGGCGCGCGCTTCGCCACGCGCGGCGTGTTCATGCCGCGCGGTCGCCAGCACATCGACACGCAACTGGCGATACGTCACCAGGCCTTGAATACGGCGTCGGACTCCGTTTGGCGCGGCGTGGCCGACCAGCGGGGGCGCGGCGTATTCCGCGGCGCGATCCTGGTGGCGCCGGGCGCCGACGGCAGCGATGCCAGCCTCGGCAACAAGAACCTGCTGCTGTCGCAGAACGCCGAAATCGACACCAAGCCGGAACTGGAAATCCACGCCGACGAGGTGAAGGCCGCGCACGGCGCCACCGTGGGCCAGCTCGACGAGCGCTCGCTGTTCTACCTGCGTTCGCGCGGTATTCCGCTGGCCGAGGCGCGCGCGCTGCTTACTGCTGCGTTCTGCCGCGCGGTGCTGGACGACTTGCCGAACGCGGCGTTGCGCGGACACCTGGCCGAACAGCTGGCGATCGAGCCGCCGGCATGA
- a CDS encoding cysteine desulfurase, translated as MNAPADTQATFDIRRVRADFPLLARTVHGKPLVYFDNANTSQKPLAVIEAVDRHYREHNANVSRAVHLLGEEATAAYEGARDALARFIHAPSRNELVLTAGTTQAANLVAYSFALPRLKAGDAILTTTMEHHANIVPWQIVAARAGATVKAAPIDERGELIVEKFVELLTPEVKLACVTHVSNVLGTVNPVRELAKACRERGIPLFVDGSQAMPHRPVDVQALGCDFYALTGHKMLAPTGTGALWAKKEHLAAMPPFFGGGEMIREVKFSGTTFAEPPHRFEAGTPNIAGFAGVGAAIGYVEALGFEAIRAHEHALLEYATAQLRDIPGLRIFGEARDKEPVISFLVEGAQATDLATLLDLEGVAVRSGHHCAHPLMQFYGVPATLRASLAFYNTHEEVDAFVAALLKVRRLLR; from the coding sequence ATGAACGCACCAGCCGACACTCAAGCCACCTTCGACATCCGGCGCGTCCGCGCGGATTTCCCGCTGCTCGCGCGCACCGTGCACGGCAAGCCGCTGGTGTACTTCGACAACGCGAACACCAGCCAGAAGCCGCTGGCGGTGATCGAGGCGGTGGACCGCCATTACCGCGAGCACAACGCCAACGTGTCGCGCGCCGTGCACCTGCTGGGCGAAGAGGCCACCGCGGCCTACGAGGGTGCGCGCGACGCGCTGGCCCGTTTCATCCATGCGCCGTCGCGCAACGAGCTGGTGCTCACCGCCGGCACCACGCAGGCGGCCAACCTGGTGGCCTACAGCTTCGCGCTGCCCAGGCTCAAGGCCGGCGACGCCATCCTCACCACCACGATGGAGCACCACGCCAACATCGTGCCGTGGCAGATCGTGGCCGCGCGCGCGGGCGCCACGGTGAAGGCGGCGCCGATCGACGAACGCGGCGAGCTGATCGTGGAGAAGTTCGTCGAACTGCTCACGCCCGAGGTGAAGCTGGCCTGCGTGACGCACGTTTCCAACGTGCTGGGCACCGTGAACCCGGTGCGCGAACTGGCCAAGGCCTGCCGCGAGCGCGGCATCCCGCTGTTCGTGGACGGTTCGCAGGCGATGCCGCACCGCCCGGTGGACGTGCAGGCGCTGGGCTGCGATTTCTACGCGCTCACCGGCCACAAGATGCTGGCGCCCACCGGTACCGGCGCGTTGTGGGCGAAGAAGGAGCACCTGGCCGCGATGCCGCCGTTCTTCGGCGGCGGCGAGATGATCCGCGAGGTGAAGTTCTCCGGCACCACCTTCGCCGAGCCGCCGCACCGCTTCGAGGCGGGCACGCCGAACATCGCCGGCTTCGCCGGCGTGGGCGCGGCGATCGGCTATGTCGAAGCGCTGGGCTTCGAGGCGATCCGCGCGCACGAGCATGCCCTGCTCGAATACGCTACGGCGCAATTGCGGGACATTCCCGGCCTGCGCATCTTCGGCGAGGCGCGCGACAAGGAGCCGGTGATCTCCTTCCTGGTGGAAGGCGCGCAGGCCACCGACCTGGCCACCTTGCTGGACCTGGAAGGCGTGGCAGTGCGCTCCGGCCACCATTGCGCGCACCCCCTGATGCAGTTCTACGGCGTGCCGGCCACGCTGCGTGCCTCGCTGGCGTTCTACAACACGCACGAGGAGGTCGATGCCTTCGTGGCGGCCCTGCTCAAGGTGCGCCGACTGCTGCGCTGA
- the ppk1_1 gene encoding polyphosphate kinase 1: MRRPDTPSPAPIDLAAPELYLSRELAALEFNFRVQAMARDTTVPLLERLRFLSIVANNLDEFFEVRVAMLKHHHAYGSAAPGPDGLSPPELLSRIRSRVLELVAEQYAIWQRELRPQLDAEGIHILTRAQWSTRQKRWLQGYFEHEVLPVLSPLGLDPAHPFPRILNKTLNIAVVLKGRDAFGHEGHMALVRAPRSLPRIIRVPAEVCGEGDHFVFLAELLHAFVDLMFPGFKVVGSWQFRVTRNSELMVEDAEVDNLARALSEELVGRGYARPVRLEIATDCPQSITSMLTRNFQLEEADVYRCDGPVNIIRAALICDWLDRPDLKYPRFTPKLPAELEGSRDKFERIARHDVLLHHPYQSFAAVVDLLRQASTDPKVLAIKQTLYRAGEDTPLVDLLVEAARHGKDVTVVIELRARFDEEANIRLATRLQEAGVQVVYGVVGYKTHAKMMLIVRREGDTLRRYAHLSTGNYHQINSRTYTDIGLMTADPEIGEDLHKVFQQLSGLGPRIALKRLLHSPFTLYTGVMERIERETELARAGRPARIVAKLNALNEAHVIEALYRASQAGVEIDLIVRGACTLRPGLPGISERIRVRSIVGRFLEHSRVYWFGNDGSPELYCASADWMERNLMRRIEIAFPIRDPELAARVYAETLADSLADNTQAWRLDGNGRYTRAASGEDAPYSAQQALLDKLCP, translated from the coding sequence ATGCGACGCCCCGACACTCCTTCGCCCGCGCCCATCGACCTGGCCGCCCCCGAGCTTTACCTCAGCCGCGAGCTGGCCGCGCTGGAATTCAATTTCCGCGTGCAGGCCATGGCGCGCGACACCACGGTGCCGCTGCTGGAACGGCTGCGCTTCCTCAGCATCGTGGCCAACAACCTCGACGAATTCTTCGAGGTGCGCGTGGCGATGCTCAAGCACCACCACGCCTACGGTTCGGCCGCGCCGGGGCCGGACGGGCTGTCGCCGCCGGAACTGCTGTCGCGCATCCGCAGCCGCGTGCTGGAGCTGGTCGCCGAGCAGTATGCGATCTGGCAACGGGAACTGCGCCCGCAGCTGGATGCCGAAGGCATCCACATCCTTACCCGCGCGCAGTGGAGCACGCGCCAGAAACGCTGGCTGCAGGGCTATTTCGAGCACGAGGTGCTGCCCGTGCTGTCGCCGCTGGGGCTGGACCCGGCGCACCCGTTCCCGCGCATCCTCAACAAGACGCTGAACATCGCGGTGGTACTGAAGGGCCGCGACGCCTTCGGCCACGAAGGCCACATGGCGCTGGTGCGCGCGCCGCGCTCGCTGCCGCGGATCATCCGCGTGCCGGCCGAGGTCTGCGGCGAGGGCGACCATTTCGTGTTCCTCGCCGAGCTGCTGCACGCCTTCGTCGACCTGATGTTCCCCGGCTTCAAGGTGGTCGGCTCCTGGCAGTTCCGCGTCACCCGCAACAGCGAGCTGATGGTGGAGGACGCCGAGGTGGACAACCTCGCCCGCGCGCTCAGCGAGGAGTTGGTGGGGCGCGGTTACGCGCGGCCGGTGCGACTGGAGATCGCCACCGACTGCCCGCAGTCCATCACCTCGATGCTGACGCGCAACTTCCAGCTTGAGGAGGCCGACGTCTACCGCTGCGACGGCCCGGTCAACATCATCCGCGCCGCCCTGATCTGCGACTGGCTGGACCGTCCGGACCTGAAATACCCGCGCTTCACCCCGAAGCTGCCCGCCGAACTGGAGGGCAGCCGCGACAAGTTCGAGCGGATCGCCCGGCACGACGTGCTGCTGCACCACCCCTACCAGAGTTTCGCCGCCGTGGTGGATCTGCTGCGCCAGGCCAGCACCGACCCCAAGGTGCTGGCGATCAAGCAGACCCTGTACCGCGCCGGCGAAGACACGCCGCTGGTGGATCTGCTGGTGGAGGCGGCACGCCACGGCAAGGACGTCACCGTGGTGATCGAGTTGCGCGCGCGCTTCGACGAAGAGGCCAACATCCGCCTCGCCACGCGCCTGCAGGAGGCCGGCGTGCAGGTGGTGTACGGCGTGGTGGGCTACAAGACCCACGCCAAGATGATGCTGATCGTGCGCCGCGAGGGCGACACGCTGCGCCGCTACGCGCATCTTTCCACCGGCAACTACCACCAGATCAACAGCCGCACCTACACCGACATCGGCCTGATGACCGCCGACCCCGAGATCGGCGAGGATCTGCACAAGGTCTTCCAGCAGCTCTCCGGGCTGGGCCCGCGCATCGCGCTGAAGCGCCTGCTGCACTCGCCGTTCACCCTCTACACCGGCGTGATGGAGCGCATCGAACGCGAGACGGAACTGGCCCGCGCCGGCCGCCCCGCGCGCATCGTGGCCAAGCTCAACGCGCTGAACGAAGCGCACGTGATCGAGGCGCTGTACCGCGCCTCGCAGGCCGGCGTGGAGATCGACCTGATCGTGCGCGGCGCCTGCACGCTGCGCCCCGGCCTGCCCGGCATCTCCGAACGCATCCGCGTGCGCTCCATCGTCGGCCGTTTCCTCGAGCACAGCCGCGTGTACTGGTTCGGCAACGACGGATCGCCCGAGCTTTACTGCGCCAGCGCCGACTGGATGGAGCGCAACCTGATGCGCCGCATCGAGATCGCCTTTCCCATCCGCGACCCCGAGCTTGCCGCGCGCGTCTACGCGGAAACCCTCGCCGACAGCCTCGCCGACAACACCCAGGCCTGGCGGCTGGACGGCAACGGCCGCTACACCCGCGCCGCCTCGGGCGAAGACGCGCCCTACAGCGCACAGCAGGCGCTGCTCGACAAGCTGTGCCCGTAG
- a CDS encoding GNAT family N-acetyltransferase, with the protein MMDGHRKSLLIRAARPDDAALIHALIGELADYEKLRHEVDASVQDIARDLFGDRPRVFAEIAEWNGEPAGFALWFYNYSTFRGCHGLYLEDLFVRPAHRGQGIGKALIVALARRCVAEGLARFQWSVLDWNQPSIDFYKALGAKLTPEWIGCRVEGEALEALAAVAA; encoded by the coding sequence ATGATGGACGGCCACCGCAAATCGCTGTTGATCCGTGCGGCGCGGCCCGACGACGCGGCGCTGATCCACGCGCTGATCGGCGAACTGGCCGACTACGAGAAGCTGCGCCACGAGGTCGACGCCAGCGTGCAGGACATCGCGCGCGACCTGTTCGGCGACCGTCCGCGCGTGTTCGCCGAGATCGCGGAGTGGAACGGGGAGCCGGCCGGCTTCGCGCTGTGGTTCTACAACTACTCCACCTTTCGCGGCTGCCACGGACTCTACCTGGAAGACTTGTTCGTGCGTCCGGCTCATCGCGGCCAGGGCATCGGCAAGGCGCTGATCGTCGCCCTGGCGCGACGCTGCGTGGCCGAAGGGCTCGCGCGCTTCCAGTGGTCGGTGCTGGACTGGAACCAGCCGTCCATCGATTTCTACAAGGCGCTCGGCGCGAAGCTCACTCCGGAATGGATCGGCTGCCGTGTCGAGGGCGAGGCGCTCGAGGCGCTGGCGGCGGTCGCCGCGTAA
- the lpxH gene encoding UDP-2,3-diacylglucosamine diphosphatase, with product MASLFIADLHLDDSRPQITELFERYLAGDEVRHADALYILGDLVEAWIGDDDDAELPQRIARATRAVREAGVPVYFMAGNRDFLLGEDFARRAGFELLEDGTVHTLHGRPTLLMHGDVLCTADVAYQAVRQQVRTPEWKAQILAMPLEARRAFAAKSRAESRAHTGSTMETIMDVDADAVAEAMRTAGTTRLIHGHTHRPAIHRFELDGTPAERIVVGDWYEQGSVLRVDADGVELRGLPLDKAF from the coding sequence ATGGCCAGCCTGTTCATCGCCGACCTACACCTGGACGACAGCCGGCCGCAGATCACCGAACTGTTCGAGCGCTACCTGGCCGGCGACGAAGTGCGCCATGCCGACGCGCTGTACATCCTGGGCGACCTGGTCGAGGCCTGGATCGGCGACGACGACGACGCGGAACTCCCGCAGCGCATCGCCCGCGCCACCCGCGCCGTGCGCGAGGCCGGCGTGCCGGTGTACTTCATGGCCGGCAACCGCGACTTCCTGCTCGGCGAAGACTTCGCCCGCCGCGCCGGCTTCGAACTGCTGGAAGACGGCACCGTGCACACCTTGCATGGCCGCCCCACCCTGCTGATGCACGGCGACGTGCTGTGCACCGCCGACGTGGCCTACCAGGCGGTACGCCAACAGGTGCGCACGCCGGAGTGGAAGGCGCAGATCCTCGCCATGCCGCTGGAAGCACGCCGCGCCTTCGCCGCCAAGTCGCGGGCCGAGAGCCGCGCGCATACCGGCAGCACCATGGAAACCATCATGGACGTCGACGCGGACGCCGTGGCCGAGGCCATGCGCACGGCCGGCACCACAAGGCTGATCCACGGCCACACCCATCGCCCGGCGATCCACCGCTTCGAACTCGACGGCACGCCGGCCGAACGCATCGTGGTGGGCGACTGGTACGAACAGGGCTCGGTGCTGCGCGTCGACGCCGACGGCGTGGAGCTGCGCGGCTTGCCATTGGACAAAGCTTTTTGA
- the sufC gene encoding Fe-S cluster assembly ATPase SufC, with protein sequence MLKIENLHARVEGKEILKGLSLTVNPGEVHAIMGPNGAGKSTLGNVLSGREGYEVTAGSVSFNGIDLLALEPEERAAAGVFLAFQYPVEIPGVNNTYFLRAALNAQRKARGEPELDSMQFLKRVREKLKIMQISDELLHRAVNEGFSGGEKKRNEIFQMAVLEPKLAILDETDSGLDIDALKQVAQGVNAQRSPERSFLVVTHYQRLLDYIEPDFVHVLADGRIVESGDKTLALKLEEHGYAWVREHGEPVGASA encoded by the coding sequence ATGTTGAAGATCGAAAACCTGCACGCCCGCGTCGAGGGCAAGGAAATCCTCAAGGGCCTCAGCCTCACCGTGAACCCCGGCGAGGTGCACGCCATCATGGGGCCGAACGGCGCAGGCAAGTCCACGCTGGGCAACGTGCTGTCCGGCCGCGAGGGCTACGAGGTCACCGCCGGCTCGGTCAGCTTCAACGGCATCGACCTGCTGGCGCTGGAGCCGGAAGAGCGCGCCGCCGCCGGCGTGTTCCTCGCCTTCCAGTACCCGGTGGAAATCCCCGGCGTGAACAACACCTACTTCCTGCGCGCGGCGCTCAATGCGCAGCGCAAGGCGCGCGGCGAGCCGGAACTCGATTCCATGCAGTTCCTCAAGCGGGTGCGCGAGAAGCTGAAGATCATGCAGATCTCCGACGAGCTGCTGCACCGCGCGGTGAACGAAGGCTTCAGCGGCGGCGAGAAGAAGCGCAACGAGATCTTCCAGATGGCGGTGCTGGAGCCGAAGCTGGCGATCCTCGACGAGACCGATTCGGGCCTGGACATCGATGCGCTGAAGCAGGTGGCGCAGGGCGTCAACGCGCAGCGTTCGCCCGAGCGTTCCTTCCTTGTCGTCACCCACTACCAGCGCCTGCTCGACTACATCGAGCCGGACTTCGTGCACGTGCTGGCCGACGGCCGCATCGTGGAGAGCGGCGACAAGACGCTGGCGCTGAAGCTCGAAGAACACGGCTATGCCTGGGTGCGCGAGCACGGCGAACCGGTGGGCGCCTCGGCATGA